From a region of the Verrucomicrobiota bacterium genome:
- a CDS encoding DUF1553 domain-containing protein has product MAASRYILPDALRGVTLLVCVWSGLAGGLAATQTSDREAVHKKEMDHWSFRPPQRPAIPQVKNSKWVRNPIDAFVLARLEKERLKPSPEADRITLIRRLSFDLLGLPPTPQEVAAFVNDKRTDAYERLVGRLLASPHFGERWGRHWLDLARYADSDGYEKDSPRPYAWLYRNWVIDAVNRDLPFDQFTLEQLAGDLFPDATEEQKKATGFHRNTLTNKEGGVDQEEFRNKAVVDRVNTTGSTWLGLTVGCAECHSHKYDPISQREYYQLFAFFNNADEKDLPAPQPEELTKYGADKKVWDEEHAKLVKPLNTYVKNELPAKQAEWENAGKLTAVRWTRLEPKLAVSANGATLKTQTNKSILTAFKNPATDTYTVEVKTDLKDITGFRLETLDDKDPATGPGRAKDGNFILSEFSVKVSEPGNESAAQPIPLQNPSADFSQKNWSVAAAIDGDPQTGWAIIPQTNQPHVAVFETKETLNLTPGAKLSFTLDQQYGSEHTIGDFRLSATSSPRPLKASLISDEIIAIWETPADQRTEKQKAELTRYFREEVDPEARELNKPVLEHTRKEPKFPDTKAQTLAENDKPRKTAIHLRGDFLRPGDQVQPATLAILPPLKPRGEKPDRLDLARWIMDPANPLTARVTVNRIWNHLFGRGLVATLNDFGTRGEKPSHPELLDWLAVTFMSPLNSQPSTLNPQPGCGWSQKEMIKLIVTSATYRQSSNHRPDLLDRDPNNILLARQSRLRLEAENVRDVYLAASGLLNPAIGGPSIRPPLPADIAALGYANSIRWKESDGAEKYRRGMYIFFQRTVPYPMLMTFDAPDSNVTCTRRERSNTPLQALTLLNDPVFFECAQALGKRVAEGSVGTDGRIKRAFELCLSRAPTKAEMNRLMKLYDDQLRLVQSRPESAAKILGANGDASQGDAEKATLVALGRVIMNLDEFVTRN; this is encoded by the coding sequence ATGGCCGCCAGTCGCTACATTCTGCCCGATGCCTTGCGCGGGGTCACGTTGTTGGTCTGCGTTTGGAGCGGGCTGGCGGGTGGACTCGCGGCGACGCAAACGTCAGACCGCGAGGCAGTGCACAAGAAGGAAATGGACCATTGGTCATTCCGGCCTCCTCAACGGCCCGCGATCCCGCAAGTCAAGAATTCCAAGTGGGTGCGCAACCCCATCGACGCTTTCGTTCTGGCGCGGTTGGAGAAGGAAAGACTGAAACCGTCACCCGAAGCGGATCGTATCACGCTGATTCGCCGGCTCAGTTTCGATCTGCTCGGGCTGCCGCCAACGCCGCAGGAGGTGGCCGCGTTTGTGAACGACAAGCGAACGGATGCTTACGAACGATTGGTGGGTCGGCTGCTCGCCTCGCCGCACTTTGGGGAACGCTGGGGGCGGCACTGGCTTGACCTCGCCCGCTACGCCGACAGCGACGGTTACGAAAAAGATTCACCGCGACCTTACGCCTGGCTCTATCGCAACTGGGTCATCGACGCCGTGAATCGCGACCTGCCGTTCGATCAATTCACACTCGAACAACTCGCGGGCGATTTGTTTCCCGATGCGACCGAGGAACAGAAAAAGGCCACCGGCTTTCATCGCAACACGCTTACGAATAAAGAGGGCGGCGTCGATCAGGAGGAGTTCCGCAACAAGGCCGTGGTGGACCGCGTCAACACGACCGGCTCAACCTGGCTGGGACTGACCGTGGGTTGCGCCGAGTGTCACTCGCACAAATACGATCCGATTTCCCAGCGCGAGTATTATCAGCTCTTCGCCTTCTTCAACAACGCCGACGAAAAGGACCTTCCCGCGCCGCAGCCGGAAGAATTGACGAAATATGGAGCCGACAAAAAAGTCTGGGATGAAGAACACGCCAAGCTGGTGAAGCCGCTCAACACCTACGTCAAAAACGAATTGCCCGCCAAACAAGCGGAGTGGGAAAATGCCGGCAAACTGACCGCGGTGCGCTGGACGAGGCTTGAACCGAAGCTCGCTGTTTCGGCCAACGGCGCGACGTTGAAGACGCAAACCAATAAATCTATTTTGACGGCGTTCAAGAATCCCGCAACCGATACTTACACCGTGGAAGTCAAAACCGACCTGAAGGATATCACCGGCTTCCGACTTGAAACCTTGGATGATAAAGACCCCGCCACAGGTCCGGGCCGGGCGAAGGACGGTAACTTTATTCTTTCGGAGTTTTCCGTCAAAGTCAGTGAGCCGGGCAATGAAAGCGCCGCGCAGCCCATTCCGCTGCAAAACCCTTCCGCCGATTTCTCACAGAAGAACTGGTCGGTGGCCGCGGCGATCGACGGCGACCCGCAAACCGGCTGGGCCATCATTCCGCAAACCAACCAACCGCACGTCGCCGTGTTCGAAACCAAAGAGACGCTCAACTTGACTCCTGGCGCCAAACTCAGCTTCACGCTTGACCAGCAATACGGTTCGGAACACACCATCGGTGACTTTCGTCTCTCCGCTACTTCATCGCCGCGTCCGCTCAAAGCCAGTTTGATATCGGATGAGATCATCGCGATTTGGGAGACGCCCGCCGACCAGCGCACCGAAAAACAGAAGGCGGAATTGACGCGCTATTTTCGCGAGGAAGTTGATCCCGAAGCGAGAGAGCTGAACAAACCGGTTTTGGAGCATACCAGGAAAGAACCAAAGTTTCCGGACACCAAAGCGCAGACACTTGCTGAGAACGACAAACCGCGCAAAACGGCCATCCACCTTCGCGGTGATTTCCTCCGCCCCGGCGATCAAGTCCAGCCCGCCACGCTCGCAATCTTGCCACCGCTCAAACCGCGCGGTGAAAAACCCGACCGCCTCGACCTGGCGCGCTGGATCATGGACCCGGCCAATCCGTTGACCGCGCGCGTGACCGTCAACCGCATCTGGAATCACCTGTTCGGGCGCGGCCTCGTCGCCACGCTGAACGATTTCGGCACGCGCGGCGAGAAACCGTCGCATCCTGAATTGCTCGACTGGTTGGCCGTCACGTTCATGTCCCCTTTGAACTCTCAACCTTCAACTCTCAACCCTCAACCAGGTTGCGGCTGGAGCCAGAAAGAGATGATCAAACTGATCGTAACATCGGCGACATATCGTCAGTCTTCAAACCACCGACCCGACTTGTTGGATCGTGACCCGAACAACATCCTGCTGGCCCGGCAGAGTCGTTTGCGGCTCGAAGCTGAAAACGTCCGGGACGTTTATCTCGCCGCGAGTGGTCTGCTGAATCCCGCCATCGGCGGGCCGAGCATCCGGCCGCCATTGCCGGCAGACATCGCCGCGCTCGGCTACGCCAATTCGATCAGATGGAAGGAAAGCGACGGTGCGGAGAAATATCGTCGCGGCATGTATATTTTTTTCCAACGCACCGTGCCGTACCCGATGCTGATGACCTTCGACGCGCCCGACTCCAACGTGACCTGCACACGCCGCGAACGTTCCAACACTCCCTTGCAAGCGCTCACACTGTTGAACGATCCGGTCTTCTTCGAGTGTGCGCAGGCGCTGGGCAAACGCGTGGCTGAAGGGTCGGTAGGGACGGATGGGCGCATCAAACGCGCCTTCGAACTTTGCTTGTCACGCGCACCGACCAAGGCGGAAATGAATCGCCTGATGAAGCTTTACGATGATCAACTGCGGCTGGTGCAATCACGCCCGGAAAGCGCCGCGAAAATCCTCGGCGCAAACGGAGATGCCTCGCAGGGCGACGCGGAAAAAGCGACACTCGTGGCGTTGGGTCGTGTTATTATGAACCTGGACGAATTCGTTACGAGGAATTGA
- a CDS encoding tetratricopeptide repeat protein, producing MIERVLFGVIAAVLSLAVSSLPAAEKSPSDQLLEKAKTAYTNNKRQEAMALATQAIEVEPKNPRSYFVRARFHEESHEPAKAIADYDEAIKLDPRLADAYQHRGGEHFKLAHIKESLADFDKFIELVPSQAPYHWQRGIALYYAGRFEEGRKQFESHQTVNPNDVENAVWHFLCVARADGVEKARAALIPIKGDARVPMMEVHALFAGKTKPEDVLKAAGAGGPPTLRLNHQLFYAHLYLGLYFEALGDDKQAREHIAKAAGEFQTGDYMGDVARVHLQLRWPKDKSAANGSKSPLCEVTLKAWLQNGFRFSACQPTPNPSQEGSNFVARLKPFPLLGGVRGGFRQVEIHLCNHANHVMLPSQNIRAVFED from the coding sequence ATGATTGAACGAGTTCTCTTCGGCGTGATTGCGGCAGTACTTTCATTGGCGGTTTCCAGTCTTCCGGCTGCTGAAAAATCCCCGTCCGACCAATTGCTCGAAAAGGCCAAGACCGCTTACACAAACAACAAGCGGCAAGAGGCCATGGCACTGGCGACACAAGCTATCGAAGTGGAACCGAAGAATCCACGGAGTTACTTTGTGCGCGCCCGGTTCCACGAGGAAAGCCATGAGCCGGCCAAGGCTATCGCTGATTACGATGAGGCGATCAAACTCGATCCGCGCCTGGCGGACGCGTATCAGCACCGCGGCGGTGAACATTTCAAGCTGGCGCACATCAAGGAATCGCTGGCGGACTTCGACAAGTTCATCGAGCTGGTGCCGTCGCAGGCGCCGTATCACTGGCAACGAGGGATAGCGCTCTACTACGCGGGACGATTTGAAGAGGGGCGCAAACAATTCGAGTCGCATCAAACAGTGAATCCCAACGACGTGGAGAATGCGGTCTGGCATTTCCTGTGCGTGGCGCGCGCGGACGGTGTGGAAAAGGCCCGCGCCGCGCTGATTCCGATCAAGGGTGATGCGCGCGTGCCGATGATGGAAGTCCACGCGCTCTTCGCCGGCAAAACCAAACCGGAGGATGTTTTGAAAGCCGCCGGAGCGGGTGGGCCACCGACGTTGCGACTCAACCACCAGTTATTCTACGCGCACTTGTATCTCGGTTTGTATTTTGAAGCACTTGGCGACGACAAGCAGGCCCGCGAACACATCGCCAAAGCGGCCGGAGAATTCCAGACGGGGGACTACATGGGCGACGTGGCGCGCGTGCATCTGCAATTGCGCTGGCCGAAGGACAAATCTGCTGCGAACGGGAGCAAGTCGCCTTTATGTGAAGTTACGCTGAAGGCGTGGCTACAAAATGGATTTCGGTTTTCAGCCTGCCAACCCACCCCCAACCCCTCCCAGGAGGGGAGCAACTTTGTGGCGCGTCTGAAACCATTTCCCCTCCTGGGAGGGGTCAGGGGTGGGTTTCGGCAAGTGGAAATCCATTTGTGCAACCATGCTAATCACGTGATGTTGCCGTCGCAAAATATTCGCGCTGTGTTTGAAGATTGA
- a CDS encoding DUF1501 domain-containing protein, with the protein MKNDFDPREIVKMTRRAFLATSASGIGTLAFASLLAREGLLAAESQKNGAPTTPLSVKAPHFAPKAKNCIFFYMEGAPSQMDLFDPKPKLNELSGQKLPDSMLEKVRFAFIQKEGARLMGSPRKFQKYGQCGMDISDLLPHLATCVDDVAWIRSMHTDQFNHHPGQLMMQCGSPVFGRPTMGAWMTYGLGSESQNLPGYVVLTAGRGTSGGASLWSSGFLPSTHAGVLFRNQGDPVLNLSNPPGITPEMQHYGLDTVNDLNRLRHKQVGDPEIASRIAAYELAFRMQTAAPELMDLTGESAATIDAYGINREEPKIKADRGGGPGQFKAFATNCLLARRLVERGVRFVNIFHASWDHHSNLNAELTHNCQMADQPIAALLKDLKQRGLLDSTLVVWGSEFGRTPLGENRAGREANTGRDHHPFAFTIWMAGGGVKGGQIIGETDDIGWNVVKDPIHINDLHATILHLFGIEHTKLTYRFSGRDFRLTDVAGEVVTKLLA; encoded by the coding sequence ATGAAGAATGACTTTGACCCGCGCGAGATCGTCAAGATGACCCGCCGCGCTTTTCTGGCGACGAGTGCCAGTGGCATTGGCACACTGGCTTTTGCTTCGCTGCTTGCGCGGGAAGGGTTGCTCGCCGCGGAATCGCAGAAGAATGGTGCGCCGACCACACCGCTGTCCGTCAAAGCGCCGCACTTCGCGCCCAAGGCAAAGAATTGCATTTTCTTCTACATGGAAGGCGCGCCGAGCCAGATGGATTTGTTCGATCCCAAACCGAAGCTGAACGAATTGAGCGGACAGAAACTGCCCGATTCAATGCTGGAGAAAGTCCGGTTCGCGTTCATTCAAAAGGAAGGCGCGCGGTTGATGGGCAGCCCGCGCAAGTTTCAGAAATACGGCCAGTGCGGCATGGATATTTCCGATCTGCTGCCGCATCTCGCGACGTGTGTCGATGACGTCGCGTGGATTCGCTCAATGCACACGGATCAGTTCAATCATCATCCCGGGCAGCTCATGATGCAGTGCGGCTCGCCAGTGTTCGGGCGGCCGACGATGGGCGCGTGGATGACTTACGGCCTGGGCAGCGAATCGCAAAATCTGCCGGGCTACGTGGTGCTCACGGCCGGACGCGGCACCAGCGGCGGCGCGTCGTTGTGGTCGAGTGGCTTTCTGCCATCCACGCACGCTGGAGTGCTGTTCCGCAATCAAGGCGATCCCGTGTTGAACCTCAGCAACCCGCCCGGCATCACGCCCGAGATGCAGCATTACGGTTTGGACACGGTGAATGATTTGAACAGGCTGCGCCACAAACAAGTTGGCGACCCGGAAATCGCCAGCCGCATCGCCGCTTACGAACTGGCGTTCCGCATGCAGACGGCCGCGCCAGAATTGATGGACTTAACCGGCGAGTCGGCGGCCACGATCGACGCTTACGGCATCAATCGCGAAGAACCGAAGATCAAGGCGGACCGCGGCGGCGGGCCGGGCCAGTTCAAGGCGTTCGCGACGAACTGCCTGCTCGCGCGGCGATTAGTCGAGCGCGGTGTCCGTTTCGTCAACATCTTCCATGCATCATGGGATCACCACAGCAACTTGAACGCGGAGTTGACGCACAACTGCCAGATGGCTGATCAGCCGATCGCCGCATTGCTCAAAGACCTCAAGCAACGCGGGCTGCTCGATTCCACGTTGGTCGTGTGGGGTTCGGAGTTTGGCCGGACGCCCTTGGGCGAAAACCGCGCCGGACGTGAGGCCAACACCGGCCGCGATCATCATCCCTTCGCGTTCACGATTTGGATGGCGGGCGGCGGTGTCAAAGGCGGGCAGATCATCGGCGAGACGGACGATATCGGCTGGAACGTCGTCAAAGATCCGATTCACATCAACGATCTTCACGCGACCATTCTTCACCTGTTCGGCATCGAGCACACCAAACTGACCTACCGGTTTTCCGGCCGGGATTTCCGGCTGACGGATGTGGCGGGCGAAGTGGTGACGAAACTCCTGGCGTAA
- a CDS encoding HlyC/CorC family transporter, whose amino-acid sequence MDSNALLLIALKILAVAVLVLLNGFFVAAEFALVKIRDTQLTPLVNRGHLRAKVARLILQKLDAFLSAAQLGITLASLGLGWVGEPVFTALLAPVLGWLNVAPDWQHWISFVVGFSTLTFLHIVAGEQAPKWLAIQKPLPTTVWIAYPMLWFYKASYPFVVALNRSAQGLLRQVGLEPGVETEALHSEEELRLLLSASQMRAGGSALGREIVLNALDLRRRIAREVMRPRNEIVSLDTDASIAECLDVAEKTRYSRFPLCEGGDLDKTLGVIHIKDLYAMRLKARQAAELTAVARKLIYVPETARLEKLLQLFLERKLHFAIVVDEYGGTVGMVTLENILEELVGQIQDEFDQEKPLLVKTGDLTWEVDGALPLHELGELVGEALREEGINTTSGWVTQRLGGFPKAGDVFSVGAHELRVEQMDGMRVARLKLTRRT is encoded by the coding sequence ATGGACTCGAACGCTCTCTTGTTGATCGCGTTGAAAATCCTGGCCGTAGCGGTGCTCGTCCTGCTCAATGGCTTTTTTGTCGCGGCTGAGTTTGCGCTGGTAAAAATCCGCGACACGCAACTCACGCCGCTCGTCAACCGCGGCCATCTGCGCGCGAAGGTGGCGCGACTTATTCTCCAAAAACTGGACGCGTTTTTGAGCGCCGCGCAATTGGGCATCACGCTGGCGAGCCTGGGTCTGGGCTGGGTGGGCGAGCCGGTGTTCACCGCGTTGCTCGCTCCGGTGTTGGGCTGGCTGAACGTGGCCCCGGACTGGCAACATTGGATTTCCTTCGTCGTTGGATTCTCCACGCTCACGTTCCTGCACATCGTGGCCGGCGAACAAGCCCCCAAATGGCTGGCCATCCAGAAACCTTTGCCGACCACCGTCTGGATCGCTTATCCGATGCTTTGGTTTTACAAGGCGTCCTATCCCTTTGTCGTGGCGCTCAACCGCTCAGCGCAAGGGCTGCTGCGGCAGGTCGGGTTGGAACCGGGCGTCGAGACCGAAGCGCTGCATTCCGAAGAAGAGTTGCGCTTGTTGCTCTCCGCCTCCCAGATGCGGGCGGGCGGTTCGGCGCTCGGACGGGAGATTGTGCTCAACGCACTGGATTTGCGACGGCGCATCGCCCGCGAAGTGATGCGCCCGCGCAATGAAATTGTCAGTCTGGACACGGACGCCAGCATCGCGGAATGCCTCGACGTGGCGGAGAAAACCCGCTACTCGCGTTTCCCGTTGTGCGAAGGCGGGGACCTCGACAAAACCCTCGGCGTGATTCATATCAAGGATTTGTATGCCATGCGTTTGAAGGCCCGGCAGGCGGCGGAGCTGACCGCCGTGGCGCGCAAATTGATCTATGTGCCGGAGACCGCGCGACTGGAAAAACTGCTCCAGCTCTTTCTCGAACGGAAACTGCACTTCGCCATCGTCGTGGATGAATACGGCGGCACGGTGGGCATGGTGACTTTGGAAAATATTTTGGAGGAACTGGTGGGCCAGATTCAAGACGAGTTCGATCAGGAGAAGCCGTTGCTGGTCAAGACAGGCGACCTGACGTGGGAAGTGGACGGGGCCTTACCGTTGCATGAATTGGGCGAGCTGGTGGGCGAAGCCTTGCGCGAGGAAGGCATCAACACCACCAGCGGCTGGGTGACGCAGCGGCTTGGCGGCTTTCCGAAAGCAGGGGATGTGTTTTCCGTGGGCGCGCATGAGTTACGCGTCGAGCAAATGGACGGCATGCGCGTGGCGCGACTGAAACTCACACGGCGGACGTGA
- the pabC gene encoding aminodeoxychorismate lyase: MLVFLNGNFVPEAQAVVSVFDRSFLYGDGLFETIRVCNGKPFRWAQHLERLQRGAEFLKLRPPLSPDALRDFAAQLIERNQMPESLLRLTLSRGVGPRGYSPKGADRPTVVMSLHSAPDIDPKNPPQWRLITSSVRLPANEPLAQFKTCNKLPQILARAEADVAGADEALLLNTNGEVIEAASSNLFWIENDTVCTPPLVSGILPGVTRAVVLEICRKLKIETQETTIFPKGLQQVQSVFLSLSSWGIVQATTLDNHRLSRSPLVEKFREEYHRLVRAETE; encoded by the coding sequence ATGCTCGTCTTTCTGAATGGCAATTTCGTTCCCGAAGCACAAGCCGTCGTCTCCGTGTTTGATCGCAGCTTTCTCTACGGCGACGGTTTGTTTGAAACCATCCGTGTTTGCAATGGCAAACCATTTCGTTGGGCGCAACATCTGGAGCGGCTGCAACGCGGCGCGGAGTTTCTGAAACTGCGCCCGCCGCTTTCTCCCGATGCGCTGCGCGATTTTGCCGCGCAACTCATCGAGCGAAACCAAATGCCGGAATCTCTTTTGCGCCTCACACTTTCTCGTGGTGTCGGGCCGCGCGGGTATTCGCCCAAAGGCGCGGATCGTCCCACCGTCGTCATGTCGTTGCATTCTGCGCCTGACATTGATCCGAAGAATCCACCGCAATGGCGCTTGATTACCTCATCAGTTCGACTGCCGGCGAACGAGCCACTCGCGCAATTCAAGACCTGCAACAAGCTGCCACAAATTCTCGCCCGTGCCGAAGCCGATGTCGCCGGTGCCGATGAAGCGTTGCTGCTGAACACGAATGGTGAAGTCATCGAAGCCGCCAGCAGCAATCTTTTTTGGATCGAGAACGATACGGTTTGCACGCCGCCGCTGGTCAGTGGAATTCTGCCCGGCGTAACACGCGCCGTGGTTTTGGAGATTTGCCGGAAGTTGAAGATTGAAACGCAGGAAACCACCATCTTTCCAAAAGGGCTTCAGCAAGTGCAGAGCGTTTTTCTGTCGCTTAGTTCATGGGGCATTGTCCAGGCGACGACGCTCGACAACCACAGGTTGAGCCGGTCGCCGTTGGTGGAAAAGTTTCGCGAGGAGTACCACCGTCTTGTTCGTGCCGAGACGGAATGA
- a CDS encoding DUF21 domain-containing protein, with product MENRFLIVSTIVACLASSFFFSGMEAGVFALSRVRIRQQMRAGKRSARLLHGCLENPENFLWTILVGNTLANFIALGLIVAELHQRLSLRPAWFVFVFLVVVFFLYAFGDLLPKMLFRLFPNRLCLLLARPFRFIHVGLSPLVALLERSSRWLLRWTGGKVFTGHLFGNRDELRLVMQESAQGLTSEERAMINRVLDLQNLSVRQIAIPLSQAAVVTPQTPMSEVLALCRERQLTRLPVWEQKDGQRRMVGLVSLKELLYQSDFNTTRPVADFVKPALYLDEDLRLEVALRRMQRSGQRLAIVLGRNKRELGIVSVQDILKVIFGEVTL from the coding sequence ATGGAAAACAGGTTTCTTATTGTATCGACCATCGTCGCGTGCCTGGCCTCGTCGTTCTTCTTTTCCGGGATGGAGGCGGGGGTGTTTGCGCTAAGCCGGGTGCGCATTCGGCAGCAAATGCGGGCGGGCAAACGATCCGCCCGATTGCTGCACGGCTGTCTGGAGAACCCGGAGAATTTTCTGTGGACCATTCTGGTCGGCAACACCCTGGCGAATTTCATCGCACTGGGCTTGATCGTGGCGGAGTTGCACCAGCGATTGAGCCTTCGTCCGGCGTGGTTCGTGTTCGTGTTTCTGGTGGTCGTGTTTTTCCTCTACGCCTTTGGTGATCTGTTGCCCAAGATGTTGTTCCGGCTTTTCCCGAATCGTCTTTGCCTGCTGCTGGCCCGGCCATTTCGATTCATCCATGTGGGCTTGTCGCCGTTGGTCGCGTTGCTGGAACGCAGCTCGCGCTGGCTGTTGCGCTGGACCGGCGGGAAAGTGTTCACCGGCCACCTGTTCGGCAACCGTGATGAATTGCGGCTGGTGATGCAGGAATCCGCACAGGGTCTCACGTCGGAGGAACGGGCGATGATCAATCGCGTGCTCGACCTGCAGAACCTGTCCGTGCGCCAGATTGCGATCCCACTGTCGCAGGCTGCCGTCGTCACGCCGCAAACGCCGATGAGCGAGGTGCTCGCGCTCTGCCGGGAACGCCAGCTCACGCGGTTGCCGGTCTGGGAACAAAAAGACGGGCAACGGCGGATGGTCGGCCTCGTGAGCTTGAAGGAACTGCTGTACCAGTCCGACTTCAACACGACCCGGCCCGTCGCCGACTTTGTGAAGCCTGCGCTCTACCTGGACGAGGATTTGCGGCTGGAAGTGGCCTTGCGGCGGATGCAACGCAGCGGACAGCGGCTCGCCATTGTGCTGGGTCGTAACAAGCGCGAACTGGGCATCGTGAGCGTACAGGACATTCTCAAGGTCATCTTCGGAGAGGTGACACTCTGA
- a CDS encoding HlyC/CorC family transporter translates to MELTPWMAVAGLVVLAGASFFFALAETALFSLGKWQARQLAERESLAGGRVLRLLAEPQDLLATMVLGNTFANAALLAIALWMALNGHWPLSVTLAAVLLLILLGCEVLPKTLAVRQAEYWSLRVARPLLFLQVLSRPLRQIAQRLNMAMLQAVVPESIKPHGALSDAEYQELLELAYQQGTLAQSEKEIILQIISLDQRTVKEVMKPRSQMACLSDELSIEEMITAARRFKHRRLPLYDETPDTIVGVLNTRALLLDPQIDLADAIEFPSFVPETMNLLQLLKSLQRQQRGLAIVLDEFGGTAGLVTMEDILEKMVGQIRGEGEAEGFVMEKLQPGRWRVNGTMRLDDFRREYPELGEVSEVETLGGVLMDQLGVVPAAGEAITFRGLRLTARVVDERRVRELLVEVVK, encoded by the coding sequence ATGGAGTTGACGCCGTGGATGGCCGTGGCTGGGCTGGTCGTGCTTGCCGGTGCGAGTTTCTTCTTCGCGCTGGCTGAGACGGCGCTCTTTTCCCTTGGCAAATGGCAGGCGCGCCAACTGGCCGAGCGCGAATCGCTGGCGGGCGGCCGGGTCTTGCGTCTGCTGGCCGAGCCGCAGGATTTGCTGGCGACCATGGTGCTGGGCAACACGTTCGCCAACGCCGCGCTCCTGGCCATCGCGCTTTGGATGGCCTTGAACGGTCACTGGCCTTTGAGTGTCACGTTGGCGGCGGTCTTGCTTTTGATTCTGTTGGGCTGCGAGGTTTTGCCCAAGACGCTGGCCGTGCGTCAGGCGGAATACTGGTCGCTGCGGGTCGCGCGTCCGCTGTTGTTCCTCCAGGTGTTGAGCCGGCCGTTGCGTCAGATCGCGCAGCGTTTGAACATGGCCATGCTCCAGGCCGTGGTGCCGGAGTCCATCAAACCACATGGGGCGTTGTCCGACGCGGAGTATCAGGAGTTGCTCGAACTGGCGTATCAACAAGGCACGCTGGCCCAGTCCGAGAAGGAAATCATTCTGCAGATCATCAGTCTGGACCAACGCACGGTGAAGGAAGTGATGAAGCCGCGCTCGCAGATGGCTTGCCTGTCGGATGAACTGTCGATCGAGGAAATGATAACCGCCGCCCGCCGCTTCAAGCATCGCCGCCTGCCCCTCTACGACGAAACGCCCGACACCATCGTCGGCGTCCTGAACACGCGCGCCTTGTTGCTCGATCCGCAGATTGATCTGGCGGATGCGATTGAATTCCCGTCCTTCGTTCCCGAGACGATGAACTTGTTGCAGTTGCTCAAGAGTCTGCAACGGCAGCAGCGTGGGCTGGCGATCGTGCTGGACGAATTTGGCGGCACCGCAGGGTTGGTGACGATGGAGGACATTCTGGAAAAAATGGTCGGCCAGATCCGCGGTGAAGGCGAGGCCGAAGGGTTTGTGATGGAAAAACTCCAGCCGGGCCGCTGGCGGGTCAACGGCACCATGCGGCTGGACGATTTCCGCCGCGAATATCCGGAACTCGGCGAGGTGTCGGAGGTGGAGACGCTCGGCGGCGTGCTGATGGATCAATTGGGCGTGGTGCCGGCAGCCGGAGAAGCCATCACGTTTCGCGGGTTGCGGTTGACGGCGCGGGTGGTGGACGAACGCCGTGTCCGCGAATTGCTGGTGGAGGTGGTGAAATGA